The Pigmentiphaga aceris DNA segment TAGCTCAGCCCATCGAACTGCGACAGCAGAAATGCTTCGCGCACACGCGGCGGAAGTCCATCGAGCATGGTGCCGATGGCAGTCAGGGTTTCGACCAGAATGGCCATCGTCTCTGCGCTTGGCCACTGCGGCTCTGGCAGTTGCGCCAGGGTTTGCAGATAGGCGCGCTCGATTTCACGTCGGCGGACATGGTTGACCATCAGGCCGTGCGCAATGGTCGTCAGGTAGGCGCGCGGCTCGCGCAATTCGATCGTGCGGCGCGACGCCAAGACACGCAGAAAAACGTCATGCGCCAGATCGGCCGCGTCTGAGGTGCTGCCAAGTTTTTTCCGCAACCATCCTTGCAACCAGCTGTGGTGATGGGTGTAGAGCTTGTCCACGCAATCGGGATCGGCGAACTGGGCCGGCTGCATCCAGGGGCTTCCATCCAGAGGCTTGCATAAGACACGGACGAACCGCGGCAATCAAATGCGTATGAGAATCGATATCATTATGAATAATTTATGAAACTTTGGATATCGAGATGCGCCAATGTGTCGCGGCACGATCATCAGGGTTAACCCTTTGATTGACACACGTTTGCAGCTTTCTAGGTGATGGCAGCGCTTGTCTGCTCCAGTGTCTGCTCCATTGCCGCTGACAGCCGATATGCCACAGATCGCCTGGCTGACTCGCCGGAATCAGCCTAGACGAAATCAGCGTGGTGACCCCGGCCACGCGCGCATGGCCGCCTCAGCCATGGCCTCCAGCTCAGCTTGGCTCGCCCCATCGCGCGCCTGCACCGACATGCCTTGCTGCACACCCAGGAACATGCGGGCCGTGCCTTCCACATTCAGGGATGCAGGCAACTCGCCTTCATTAACCGCCCGACGCAGCCGGGCTTCCAAGGCTGCCAAGGCACCGTTTCTGCCCGCCACGACAAGCCGGCCCAGGTCTTCCACGCCCTCACTGGCCACCGTCGACAACGTCAACATGCAGCCCTTGGGACAGGTTTCCTGAGTCAACAGATGCGCCGACGCGGTCAGGAAATGCTCGAACCCTTCGCGAGCCGTTGCAGCTGCTTCGATGGGTGCCCACAGTTGCGGGGAGAACGACTCCACGTAATGCGCCATTGCCTCGGCATACAGCGCTTCCTTGCTGCCGAAAGCCGCGTACAGGCTAGGCGAGTTGATGCCCATGCATTGGCACAGATCGGTCATCGACGTGGCCGTGAATCCCTTTTCCCAGAACAAGGTCATGGCTGCGTTCAAGGCCGCATCACGATCAAAGGCCCGGGGTCGTCCACGCGCTGCCATTGCTGATCCGTAATTTATGTATTGATCGACATAATATTCTCGTTGACAGGCATCGGCAAACGCAGGCACATTTCTGTATCGATCAACACAAAAAAAAGATCAGTCATGACACAACTCGCAGGTAAACGCGCTCTTGTCACCGGTGCCAGCCGCGGAATCGGCCGCGCCATCGCCGAAGCCCTGGCCGCACAAGGCGCAGACGTTGCCATCACCTATCAATCGTCCGCCGACAAAGCACAGGAAGTCGTGCGCGCCATCGAGGCCACCGGCCGTCGTGCCGTTGCCATTCAGGCCGACAGCGCCGACCCGCAAGCCGTACAAGCCTCGATCGCACAAACCGTCGAGGCCCTGGGCGGTCTGGACATCCTGGTCAACAACGCTGGTGTCGCGACCTATGAATCGGTTGCCGACGTGAGCCTGACAGAACTGGACAGGCTGCTGAACGTGAATGTCCGCGCAGTCGTGCTGGCCACCCAGGCTGCCTTGCCGCACTTGGGCCAGGGCGGACGCATCATCAACATCGGCAGCAGTCTGGCCGAGCAAGTCCCCTTCCCTGGCGTGACCATCTACTCGATGACCAAGTCGGCACTGATCGCGCTCACCAAGGGCCTGGCCCGCGACGTCGGCCCGCGCGGCATCACCGTGAACATGGTGAACCCCGGCTCGACGGATACCGACATGAACCCCGCCGATGGCGCAAGCGCCGACGGTCAGCGCAGCCTGACGGCGCTGGGCCACTACGGCAAACCTGAAGACGTGGCGGCTGCCGTAGTGTTTCTGGCAAGCCCGGCGGCGAAGCAGATCACGGGTACGCGTCTGACGGTGGATGGCGGGGCCAACGCCTGATTGGTTCGGGCCTAGGGTGGGTAACCAGGCCGCCGCGCAGAATTTGCCATCGGCATGCTGCATGGCTGGTAAACGTTACCTTCGATCGAGCCGCAGTTGGTCTCAAGTGGATGAGTTGCAGCAAATCTGCGCAGCGCAATTCATCCCATCTCTCTGAAGGAAAACAGGTCAGGACCGCTTTTTGCTGATCCGTCGCCCAGCACAGGCAATTCACGCCGAAAGCGAAAGCCGACACATTCCGTAAGCCGGCCTTCTTTGCCCGTCTTCCCCCAGGAGAAACCCATGCGCTTCCAACGTCTCGCCATCGTCGCCACCATTGCAGCATCCGCCGTCTTCGCCGGTTGCACGACGACGACCACCACCCCGAAGGCCGACAGCAACAAGACCACCGCCGCTGAAAAGCGCACCTCGGTGAACAGTGCCGCTGACGCCACGCTGGCCCGCCTGTATCAGCAGTCGCCGGACAGCCGCGCGCTGGTGCAACGTGCACGCGCTGTGCTGATCTTCCCGGAAGTGCTGAGCGGTGCGTTCGTGGTGGGCCTGGAGCACGGCACTGGCGTGCTGCGCGTTGGCGGCCGTAACGAAGGCTATTACACGACCACCGGCGGCTCGATCGGCTTCCAGGCTGGCGCACAATCGAAGGCCATGGTCATCGCTTTTGCGACCGACGCGGCTTACCAGAAGTTCATCAACAGCAAGGGCTGGACGGTTGGCGCTGACGCCACCGTTGCCGTGGCCAGCATCGGTGCCAACGGCAACGTTGACTCGAACACGGCTCGCCAGCCGGTCGTCGCTTTCGTGATGAACAACGGTGGCCTGATGGCTGGTGTGTCGATCGACGGCACCAAGATCTCGCCGGCCAACTTCTAAGTGGACGCTTGAGCGGGTGCCACGGCACCTGCTCTCGTCGGATAGGCCAGCACGCAGAGTCGGTTCACGCCGACCCTGCGTTTTTTTCGTCTTGACCACGGTGGCTCGCAGCAACCTGGTTGCCGCCACGCGCCTACGCCGCAGGTTTACTTGCCTGACAAGGAAATGCGCGACCCAGTGCGTTGGCTACCAGCGGTGCCGCCTTGCCGCGCAAACCCGCTTCGGGCCGGTCGGTCAGATAGGTGTGAACCCGGTCGCTCAATTCGTGAGGCAAGACAGCACCGCGTGTGCACCAGCTTTTACCCTGACCCTGATCGGCAATGCCCGTGATGTAGGCCTGTGCATACGCGGACGAATACAGCTTGCGCATGGCCTCGTCCCTAACTTCGGACGGTCGCTTGCCTTCGAGCGCTTCCTTCAGCTCCGCGCCTGACAGATACCAAGTCCTGTTGTCCTGTGCATGGCAGACGGTTGTGGCCGCGAGCAACACGCACAGGGAGATGAACCGTTTCGACAAGATGCCTCCTGGATGATTTGAATGATGAATCTTTCCTGTGAATAGCATCCTATCCATGTCAAAGATGCATGCTGGCAACAGGCAGATACGATGATCGCAGCAGCTTGAATCAGGCGTTTGAACTGACTGCCTGCTGCTCACGGAAACAGGCTGCCTTGCTTTCGCGGGCAAAATTCTGGGTGGGCGGCCGGCAATACGCATCAGCATGACCAATCGCCTCGTCAAACGCGGCACGGGCTTCATCCATGCGACCCGCGCGAAAGCGCACGCCACCCAGCCATGTCAGCGTGCTTACCCGCTTGCCAGGATCTTCCTCGGCTTCGACATCAGGGATGCTGGCGCTGCGTTCCGCGTAAGCCAGTTCGCCTTCGATGTTGCCCAGCCGTCGTTCGCTGTCGCATAGCAGCCCCAACATATGGCGGACTTGCGGGCTGTCCGGTCCGTACTGGCTCGTCACGTCATCCAGCAGCGGCTCGAACCAGTCCAGACCCATGCGGGCACGTCCGTGCTTGCGCTCGTATACGCCTTTGTTCTTGCGGACAGAGAAAGCTTCGTAAGCGGGCCGACCGAGTTTTTCGTGAAGCAAAAGGGCTTGGTCGAGGTGCATCGCGGCACGGGAATCATCCGTCCAGTCCACGCCGACAGCGGCGCAAAACTGATGCATGAAATACCGCGACTCATCGGATAACGCGCCGCTTGCAAGATGGGCTGCCAGCGCACGGTCGGCATGATCCAGGCAGATTTCCTCGTCGCGCTTGGCTTCGACGATGGCCAGCTCTCGGAACAATGCTGCTTCTGCTGCCGTGTCGGGCAAGTCAGGCACCAGCGCCAACAGATCGTCGCGCATGCCTTCGCCCCAATAGCTCGCATCAGGGTCGTCCAGTACCTGCTTCAAGGCGGCAAATCGTGTGTCGTATCCACGTCGGTCTGAAACCATGCGTCTCCTTTGCGCGAAGCGCGCCGTGAGGCGTTGAACGCAATATGTTGATCGCAAAGTTCAACACATCCACATCTTTCACGATGTAATGCTTTCCTTCAGCGTATGGCCCGCGCTCGTGGATGTCGTGAATGCGCTTACGTCTGCACGCTTTTGCCGCAAGCGACAGTCGAGATTCCGCAAACCCTGCTATCCGACAATGAAAGAAATCACCACGATGAAAGAACTTGTCCCTTTCATCGCTGCGCCGCTGGCCATCCTGGTCTTTTCAGTTGACCTGATCTGCGCGTTGGTAATGTGGTTCAGTCCATCGGGTGGTGGCATGCTCTTTATGCTCGGTACCGTACCAAGTTAGGCGATGCACTCACTCATGCTCGCCTCCCACCTCGCGTTCGATTTGCTCGATGCTGGGCAGGCTGGTTTGCAGTTCTTCAGGCAGGGATGCCAACAGTTGGTACTCGGCAATGCTCATGGGCTGGGATTTGCCGCCCAAGGCGTATTCGGCCACAACCTTGTTCTTGCTCTTGCACAACATAAGCCAATGGTGGGGTTGTCCTGCTCGCTTTTGACTTGGCGATCGATGGCAGTAAGGTAGAAGCCCAGTTGCCCCAGGTGCTCTGGTTTGAATGCGCCGCCCTTGAGTTCGATCACCACGTAGCAGCGCAGCTTGAGGTGGTAGAACAGCAAGTCGATGAAGAATTCGTCACCACCCACGTTCACCAGCACCTGACGGCCAACGAAAGCAAAGCCGGCACCAAGCTCCAGCAAGAATTCGGTGACGTGTTTGACCAACGCGCTTTCTATTTCGCGCTCCTGCGCTTCATCGGTCAGACCCAAAAAATCGAAACGATATGGGTCTTTCAGTGATTCGCGGGCGAGGTCGGATTGAAGGACAGGTAGACGGGCGTCAAAATTGGTCACGGCGTTGCTGCTGCGTTCCAGCAAACGGGATTCAATCTGCATCACCAAGACATTGCGCGACCAGTTGTGTTCGATTGCCTTGGCGACATACCACTGCCGAGCTTCCAAGCTGGGCAGCTTGTCCAGCAAAGCGAGTTGATGGTACCAAGGCAATTGTGCAAGCACTGCTTGCACAAAGTCGGCGTCCGGCCAGGCTTGGGCAAAAGCGCGCATGTACTTGAGGTTGCGCGGGGAAAAGCCTTTCATGTCCGGGAAGGCGGTGCGCAAATCATGCGCCAGCCGTTCAATGACCTTGGCCCCCCATCCCTGCTTAGTGTGTCGCTGCAAAGGGGCAGCGTCGGCAGGCCATTGCTAACATCCCGATTAAACGGAAAGACAGCATTCCTGTTTTGAGTGTTTTTTTACCCTGGTGTCCGAACGCACGATTGGCTTGGACTAAGACCACACATGGGTGGAATGCATACCTCGACCAAAACGAGAGGTCGATGTTGAAGAGTAAAAATCAAGCCACCGTGGGAGCGTCGTCCCACGGTGCAATACACAAAGAGCCGCTTAGACGTTGAACAAGAAGTTCAACACGTCCCCATCCTTCACGATGTAGTCCTTGCCTTCCGCACGCATCTTGCCCGCTTCCTTGGCTGCCGACTCGCCCTTGAACTTGATGAAGTCATCAAACGCAATCGTCTGCGCGCGGATGTAGCCGCGCTCGAAGTCAGTGTGGATCACGCCAGCGGCTTGGGGGCCGGTGGCACCGATCGGCACGGTCCAGGCGCGCACTTCCTTCACGCCGGCGGTGAAGTAGGTCTGCAGGCCCAGCAGCTTGAAGGCGGCGCGGATCAGGCGGTTCAGGCCCGGCTCTTCCATGCCCATGGAGTCCAGGAATTCCTTGCGGTCGGCTTCTTCCATTTCACCGATTTCGGCTTCGATGGCGGCGGAAATGGCAACCACCGGGGCGTTCTGCTTGGCCGCGTATTCTTTCAGGCGGTCGAGCATCGGGTTGTTCTCGAAGCCGTCTTCCGACACGTTGCCCACGTACATGGCGGGCTTGGCGGTGATGAAGCACATTTGCGCCATCAGGCCCAGGTCGTCGCTGCTCAGGCCCATCGAGCGGATCGGCTTGGCCTGGTCCAGGTGGGCGATGACTTTTTCCAGCACGGCGACGATCTTGGCGGCATCTTTGTCGCCTGAGCGTGCGGTCTTGGCGAAGCGATGCAAGGCCTTGTCGGCGGTTTGCATGTCGGCCAGGGCCAGTTCGGTTTCGATGGTTTCGATGTCGGCGATCGGGTCGACCTTGCCGGCTACGTGGATCACGTTCGAATCCTCGAAGCAACGCACCACGTTGATGATGGCGTTGGTTTCGCGGATGTGGGCCAGGAACTGGTTGCCCAGGCCTTCACCCTTGCTGGCGCCCGCCACGAGGCCTGCGATGTCGACGAATTCGACGGTCGCGGATACGATGCGCTCGGGTTTGACGATTTCTGCCAGCTGGTCCAGACGCGGGTCCGGCACTTCGACCACACCGGTGTTCGGCTCGATGGTGCAGAAGGGGTAGTTTTCGGCAGCGATGCCGGCTTTGGTCAGGGCGTTGAAGAGCGTGGATTTGCCGACGTTGGGCAGGCCCACGATGCCGCATTGCAGGGCCATGGTATTCCTTTGGTTATCGAGGCACGGGACAAGCCGGTCGGGCGTCCGCGATGCGCGCACCGCGCAGGCGATGCAGCGGCAGGTTCGGGGTTGGATTGGGGAGACTACAGCCGGATTGCTTCAACAGTCGTGTCTTCGCCTGGCCCCGGAAAGTCCAAGATTGTAGCCCCCAGGGGGACCTGCATCAAAGGTGATCCCCGGGAGTGTCTCGTGGGCGCACTTCTGCAGGCACCCCCGCCTGCTCGATCAACGTATCAGGGGATCAGCCGATCTGCCCGCAGTTGCGTGAACAGGTCGAAGAAGGACTCATCCGTTGCCTGGTAGGCGGTGAAGCCCAGCTTGCGGCTGTTGGCCATGTCGGTCATGACTTCAATGGGCCGGCCCAGATCCAGATCGGTATGCCAGGGCGACGCGAGGCGCGTCAGATCGGGTTCCACCAGACCATGCCGTTGCGCGATGTCGCGCCAGAGGGGGCCGTCACCGGCCATCTCGGCTTCCAGCGGATGAAGGGTGCCGTCGAAACCGACAGCCTTCACGCCGAACCAGTCGGCCAGCCATCCCCACAACCAGCTCCAGCGGAAAATGTCGCCGTTGACGATGTTGAAGGCTTGGTTGCGTGCGGCCGGCGTTTTTGCCGCCCACACCAGCTGCTGCGCCAGTACCCGGGCGTCGGTCACATCCGACAGGCCTTTCCACTGCGCTTCCGACCCGGGCCAGCGGAACGGCCGTCCGGTTTCCTTGCAGATCGACGCGTAGACGGCCAGCGTGGTGCCCAGGTTCATCGCGTTGCCCACGGCCTTGCCGATGACGGTGTGCGGGCGGTGGATGCTCCAGCCGAAGCCGTCACGTGCGGCGGCAGCGTAGACCTCGTCTTCCTGCGCGTAGTAGAAGTTCTCGACATCCAGCCGTGGCCGAGATTCGCGAAGGGGTGTGGGGGGCAGTACGCCTTCGCGTGCATAGGCGTCGAAGGGGCCAAGGTAATGCTTGAGCCCGGTGACCAGTGCCACATGCCGCACGTGCCTGCCGGCCGACAAGGCCTCAAGCAGGTTGCGCACCATGGCGGCGTTGACCCGAATGTTCTCGGCTTCCGTGGTTTGCCGCATCCAGGTGGTGATGAACACGTGGCTGGGTGCCACGTCTTGCAATGCGTGCCACAGGCTGCCCGGGTCGAGCAGGTCGGCGGCAATCGGCACCACGCCTGGCACGCCTGCGTCGGGCTTGCGTGCCAGTCCGTACACTTTCCATCCGTCAGCGATCAGGGCGCGGGCGGCATTGCTGCCAGTTATGCCGCTTGCACCGGCGATCAGGGCGACCTTGCTCATGCTGACTCCACACGACGTATCCAGGCCGCCCATGATACGGGCGGTGGTTCACGCGTAGCGTAGCGAAGGCTTTTCAGTACGTTCCCGAAGGTAAGCGCTCAGGGGTTTCTCGACCCACAGATGGAAGGCCACCGCCACGATCACGCACACGATGAAGGTACCGACGTAGGTGATGACGGCACCCAGCATGCCAAGCTGACCCAGACCTATTGCCATCGCCAGCTTGCAGACAATGGACAGCACTGGGTAGTGAATCAGGTACAGCACAAAGGACGCGTTGCCCAGCAGCTGCATCCAGCGGTTGCCCATCACGACCTGCCCCTTGTCTTCGGCCCGCACCAGACCAATCGCCAGGAAGCCAGCAGCAATACCGTAGATCAGCGTGCGGCCGTCATTGTCGAAGCTGCTGTCATGGACGGTCAGCGAGGCAACCACCCCGAAGATGATCAAGGCCAGCACCGCCAGCCGCATCGGCTTTTCGATCACGACCTTGGACGACTTGTTGATCATGGCAACCAACATGCCGATGGCGAACAGCCACAGGTACGGACTGAGGATGAACGACACTACGAAGGGTTGGTGGACATCCAGGTAGAACAGCTTGAGTCCTACCCACGCAGCCACCATGATCGGCAGGAACCACTTGCTGATGATCAGCAGGCCGAACAGCAGGTAGAAAAATACCTCGTGATGGAGCGTCCAGGCCACCGTGATGACTGGAGCACCGGTGCCGCCGATCACGTTCTTGTCCTGCGGGATCAGGAACAGGCCCTTCACCAGGATTTCAAGATCGTGTGGCACCGTGTCGCGTGTTGCCGGAATGGCCACCGCGAGGAAGAACACGGCGAAGAAGATCGCCCAGAAGACCGGGAACACGCGTATGAAGCGCTTGCTCAGGTACCGTCCCAGCCGGTGCGGTTTCGAGAAATCCGAGCTGTGTGCGGTGCAGATGATGAAGCCGCTGAGCACAAAGAAGGAATCGATACAGAGCATGCCGAACGAGAACGGGATCTTGAATATGTCTGTCCCGAAATACTTGTCTGCGGCCAGCGTCAGCCCCAGGTGATAGAGCACCACCACGATGGCCGCGATGGCCCGTCCTGATTGCAATGACTTGTACATACGCCGACCTTTCGCTGTTGGGTGTGTCGTGAAGACGAGTCCCGCGCCTCAATCTCATCCGTGGGGGGAGGGACTTGAGCTCGACTATCAGCGTTTTCCGGCCGGTTGGGCATGCCCCGCTCTGCATTGTTTAGAAACTCGGGCATAGCGCAAACCCCACGCTCGCGTCAGTACAGGTACAGCAGAAACAGCGGCAGCGAATTGAAGCCAGCATGCATGGCAATGGCGGCACCGATGCCTTGACGCACCCGCATCCAGGCCAGCACCAGGCCGGTGAACCATTGCGGCAGCACCACCAGCGGCAACAGCCACCAAGCGGTGTCGCCGCCCTGGTAGTTGCCAAGGTGGCCTAGCGCGAACGCCAGCACCGACAGATGCAGGTAGATGGGGAAACGGCGGCGCAAGCGGCGCAGACGTGCCCACGGCAAGGCCTGTGTGGGCTGCAGCACCTGTACCAGCCGCCATGCGCCCAGCGACACGACGATCAGGGCCAGCCACCAACCTGGCCCGAGCAGAAATGCGGCGGCGGCCATCAGGGTATACAGCGGCCAACCAGGCGGTCTGCGCAGCCAGAAACGGAACAACATCTCTTCGACCAGCGGTGCCCACAGCACCACATAGGGCCACTGGGATGGCAGAAGTGGGCGGACCCGCTCTACCCCATTGCCATCGGCCACGCCGACGGCAAGCGGCCCCAGCACCATGAAATTGACGGTCCAGAGCACAACCAGCCAGAACAGCAGGCGTGACAGCGCAAGGCCGGACGTCCACTCTGCTGCGGCACCGGACACAGGCACGCGACCGGCCAGCC contains these protein-coding regions:
- a CDS encoding SDR family NAD(P)-dependent oxidoreductase; the protein is MTQLAGKRALVTGASRGIGRAIAEALAAQGADVAITYQSSADKAQEVVRAIEATGRRAVAIQADSADPQAVQASIAQTVEALGGLDILVNNAGVATYESVADVSLTELDRLLNVNVRAVVLATQAALPHLGQGGRIINIGSSLAEQVPFPGVTIYSMTKSALIALTKGLARDVGPRGITVNMVNPGSTDTDMNPADGASADGQRSLTALGHYGKPEDVAAAVVFLASPAAKQITGTRLTVDGGANA
- a CDS encoding Rap1a/Tai family immunity protein, coding for MSKRFISLCVLLAATTVCHAQDNRTWYLSGAELKEALEGKRPSEVRDEAMRKLYSSAYAQAYITGIADQGQGKSWCTRGAVLPHELSDRVHTYLTDRPEAGLRGKAAPLVANALGRAFPCQASKPAA
- a CDS encoding BPSL1445 family SYLF domain-containing lipoprotein — its product is MRFQRLAIVATIAASAVFAGCTTTTTTPKADSNKTTAAEKRTSVNSAADATLARLYQQSPDSRALVQRARAVLIFPEVLSGAFVVGLEHGTGVLRVGGRNEGYYTTTGGSIGFQAGAQSKAMVIAFATDAAYQKFINSKGWTVGADATVAVASIGANGNVDSNTARQPVVAFVMNNGGLMAGVSIDGTKISPANF
- a CDS encoding CPBP family glutamic-type intramembrane protease — its product is MSDRRLDPADTQAGKSPTTPGRLSLWRELGDFLAFLKHPTLRRGAGRLAGRVPVSGAAAEWTSGLALSRLLFWLVVLWTVNFMVLGPLAVGVADGNGVERVRPLLPSQWPYVVLWAPLVEEMLFRFWLRRPPGWPLYTLMAAAAFLLGPGWWLALIVVSLGAWRLVQVLQPTQALPWARLRRLRRRFPIYLHLSVLAFALGHLGNYQGGDTAWWLLPLVVLPQWFTGLVLAWMRVRQGIGAAIAMHAGFNSLPLFLLYLY
- the ychF gene encoding redox-regulated ATPase YchF; the encoded protein is MALQCGIVGLPNVGKSTLFNALTKAGIAAENYPFCTIEPNTGVVEVPDPRLDQLAEIVKPERIVSATVEFVDIAGLVAGASKGEGLGNQFLAHIRETNAIINVVRCFEDSNVIHVAGKVDPIADIETIETELALADMQTADKALHRFAKTARSGDKDAAKIVAVLEKVIAHLDQAKPIRSMGLSSDDLGLMAQMCFITAKPAMYVGNVSEDGFENNPMLDRLKEYAAKQNAPVVAISAAIEAEIGEMEEADRKEFLDSMGMEEPGLNRLIRAAFKLLGLQTYFTAGVKEVRAWTVPIGATGPQAAGVIHTDFERGYIRAQTIAFDDFIKFKGESAAKEAGKMRAEGKDYIVKDGDVLNFLFNV
- a CDS encoding TetR/AcrR family transcriptional regulator yields the protein MAARGRPRAFDRDAALNAAMTLFWEKGFTATSMTDLCQCMGINSPSLYAAFGSKEALYAEAMAHYVESFSPQLWAPIEAAATAREGFEHFLTASAHLLTQETCPKGCMLTLSTVASEGVEDLGRLVVAGRNGALAALEARLRRAVNEGELPASLNVEGTARMFLGVQQGMSVQARDGASQAELEAMAEAAMRAWPGSPR
- a CDS encoding SDR family oxidoreductase; translated protein: MSKVALIAGASGITGSNAARALIADGWKVYGLARKPDAGVPGVVPIAADLLDPGSLWHALQDVAPSHVFITTWMRQTTEAENIRVNAAMVRNLLEALSAGRHVRHVALVTGLKHYLGPFDAYAREGVLPPTPLRESRPRLDVENFYYAQEDEVYAAAARDGFGWSIHRPHTVIGKAVGNAMNLGTTLAVYASICKETGRPFRWPGSEAQWKGLSDVTDARVLAQQLVWAAKTPAARNQAFNIVNGDIFRWSWLWGWLADWFGVKAVGFDGTLHPLEAEMAGDGPLWRDIAQRHGLVEPDLTRLASPWHTDLDLGRPIEVMTDMANSRKLGFTAYQATDESFFDLFTQLRADRLIP
- a CDS encoding sigma-70 family RNA polymerase sigma factor; protein product: MQPAQFADPDCVDKLYTHHHSWLQGWLRKKLGSTSDAADLAHDVFLRVLASRRTIELREPRAYLTTIAHGLMVNHVRRREIERAYLQTLAQLPEPQWPSAETMAILVETLTAIGTMLDGLPPRVREAFLLSQFDGLSYAQIADQMATSVNMVQKYMVRAMQHCYLALHA
- a CDS encoding acyltransferase family protein; the encoded protein is MYKSLQSGRAIAAIVVVLYHLGLTLAADKYFGTDIFKIPFSFGMLCIDSFFVLSGFIICTAHSSDFSKPHRLGRYLSKRFIRVFPVFWAIFFAVFFLAVAIPATRDTVPHDLEILVKGLFLIPQDKNVIGGTGAPVITVAWTLHHEVFFYLLFGLLIISKWFLPIMVAAWVGLKLFYLDVHQPFVVSFILSPYLWLFAIGMLVAMINKSSKVVIEKPMRLAVLALIIFGVVASLTVHDSSFDNDGRTLIYGIAAGFLAIGLVRAEDKGQVVMGNRWMQLLGNASFVLYLIHYPVLSIVCKLAMAIGLGQLGMLGAVITYVGTFIVCVIVAVAFHLWVEKPLSAYLRERTEKPSLRYA